Proteins encoded together in one Nocardioides marinisabuli window:
- a CDS encoding ABC transporter permease: MSGRTGADSAEIMLAGSGGHGAGPDEAGGVGLWRAAFRRLRRNPTAIAGAVIVLLFVLVALFAPLLTSYEPGSTADAGLVTPSSVPGPSEDHWLGLDRYGSDMWTQLVYGARQSLAYGVISTAIGLVAGAGLGAVAGGFGALGGRVGSWVDNAVMRLVDVMLSVPSLLLAVSIVAVLGQNAYAVMIAIGTAQVPIFARLLRGSMLSQGKSDYVLAAGALGIRKRKIVSGHIVPNAIGPTIVQATLNLATAIIEVAALSYLGLGEADPAVAEWGRMLVAAQDRFEAAARLALLPGFAIAFTALGFTLLGEAMREALDPRSRR, translated from the coding sequence GTGAGCGGCCGGACGGGCGCCGACTCCGCCGAGATCATGCTGGCCGGCAGCGGCGGGCACGGCGCGGGCCCCGACGAGGCCGGTGGCGTCGGTCTCTGGCGGGCGGCGTTCCGCCGCCTGCGGCGCAACCCGACCGCGATCGCCGGGGCGGTCATCGTGCTGCTCTTCGTGCTGGTCGCCCTCTTCGCCCCGCTGCTGACGTCCTACGAGCCGGGCTCCACCGCCGACGCCGGCCTGGTGACCCCGTCCTCGGTCCCCGGACCCTCCGAGGACCACTGGTTGGGCCTGGACCGCTACGGCTCCGACATGTGGACCCAGCTGGTCTACGGGGCCCGCCAGTCGCTGGCGTACGGCGTCATCTCGACCGCGATCGGCCTCGTCGCCGGCGCCGGCCTCGGCGCCGTCGCGGGCGGGTTCGGTGCGCTCGGCGGCCGGGTCGGCTCGTGGGTCGACAACGCGGTGATGCGCCTGGTCGACGTGATGCTGTCGGTGCCCAGCCTGCTGCTCGCGGTCAGCATCGTCGCCGTCCTCGGTCAGAACGCCTACGCCGTGATGATCGCGATCGGCACCGCGCAGGTGCCGATCTTCGCGCGCCTGCTGCGCGGCTCGATGCTCTCGCAGGGCAAGTCCGACTACGTGCTCGCCGCGGGGGCGCTCGGCATCCGCAAGCGGAAGATCGTCTCCGGCCACATCGTGCCGAACGCGATCGGACCGACCATCGTGCAGGCGACGCTGAACCTCGCCACGGCCATCATCGAGGTCGCGGCGCTGTCCTACCTCGGCCTCGGCGAGGCCGACCCCGCTGTGGCGGAGTGGGGCCGCATGCTCGTCGCGGCCCAGGACCGCTTCGAGGCCGCGGCCCGCCTCGCCCTCCTTCCCGGCTTCGCGATCGCCTTCACCGCCCTCGGCTTCACGCTGCTGGGCGAGGCGATGCGCGAGGCTCTCGACCCCCGGTCCCGGAGGTGA
- a CDS encoding ABC transporter permease, producing MLKFALRRLALLVPVLFGLSVLLFAWVRALPGDPARSLLGERATPEGIARVNASYGFDQPLLQQYLIYVKALLQGDFGDSIKTGQPVLTTFFERFPATIELATTALLFAIVVGVPLGYLAARNQGRFLDTAVVSGSLLGVATPVFFLAILLKLVFADWLGLLPTALRQDARMDATHITNFYVLDGLLTREWDAAFNAMVHLVLPAVALGTIPLAIIVRITRASVAEVLHEDYVRTAESKGLSRRIVSRRHVLRNALLPVVTTIGLQAGLLLSGAVLTESVFAFNGIGSYLFQAISQRDFPVLQGFIIFIAITYSLINLLVDLAYGVIDPRVRVS from the coding sequence TCCCCGGTGACCCTGCGCGGTCGCTGCTGGGGGAGCGCGCCACCCCGGAGGGGATCGCCCGGGTCAACGCGTCCTACGGCTTCGACCAACCGCTCCTGCAGCAGTACCTGATCTACGTCAAGGCACTGCTGCAGGGCGACTTCGGGGACTCGATCAAGACCGGCCAGCCGGTCCTGACGACCTTCTTCGAACGGTTCCCCGCCACGATCGAGCTGGCCACCACGGCCCTGCTGTTCGCGATCGTGGTCGGGGTGCCGCTCGGGTACCTCGCGGCCCGCAACCAGGGCCGCTTCCTCGACACCGCCGTGGTGTCGGGCTCGCTGCTCGGGGTGGCCACCCCGGTGTTCTTCCTCGCCATCCTGCTCAAGCTCGTCTTCGCCGACTGGCTCGGCCTGCTCCCGACCGCGCTGCGCCAGGACGCCCGGATGGACGCCACCCACATCACCAACTTCTACGTGCTCGACGGGCTGCTGACACGTGAGTGGGACGCCGCCTTCAACGCGATGGTCCACCTCGTCCTGCCCGCGGTCGCGCTCGGCACCATCCCGCTGGCGATCATCGTGCGCATCACCCGGGCCTCGGTGGCCGAGGTGCTGCACGAGGACTACGTCCGCACCGCGGAGTCCAAGGGCCTCAGCCGCCGCATCGTCAGCCGCCGCCACGTCCTGCGCAACGCGCTGCTGCCGGTGGTCACCACCATCGGCCTCCAGGCCGGCCTGCTGCTCTCCGGCGCCGTGCTCACCGAGAGCGTCTTCGCCTTCAACGGGATCGGCAGCTACCTCTTCCAGGCGATCTCCCAGCGCGACTTCCCCGTCCTCCAGGGGTTCATCATCTTCATCGCGATCACCTACTCCCTGATCAACCTCCTCGTCGACCTGGCCTACGGCGTCATCGACCCCAGGGTGAGGGTCTCGTGA